Proteins from one Oncorhynchus masou masou isolate Uvic2021 unplaced genomic scaffold, UVic_Omas_1.1 unplaced_scaffold_1911, whole genome shotgun sequence genomic window:
- the LOC135532570 gene encoding coiled-coil domain-containing protein 146-like, which translates to MIVRSSWSLTQELSECKERMLELEKALEDPRQENRARELEGNDPSPVELIQKIEQLEVGLAEREELLLEKDLVFEQVTRLSQRIRAKAENGKQDTLQLAKKVNELQGRIKESTRRMMAVVSELSMRQASAMTLQQELKERELFLDTCHRRLDQGLPPSEDLEQEWQHILRDEQRRQADQQEKDRLVEEEERSQLPSGVYTTAEARPNAYIPLGDTLPLPKPYGALAPFKPSEPGTNIRHIRKPEPKPIEI; encoded by the exons ATGATTGTGAGGTCGAGTTGGTCTctgacacaggag ctGTCAGAGTGTAAGGAGCGTATGTTGGAGCTCGAGAAGGCCTTGGAGGATCCAAGACAGGAGAACAGGGCCAGAGAGCTGGAGGGGAACGACCCATCTCCTGTTGAACTCATCCAGAAGATAGAACAG ctggaGGTTGGCTTGGCGGAGCGGGAAGAGCTGCTCCTGGAGAAGGACTTGGTGTTTGAGCAGGTGACCCGGCTTTCTCAGCGAATCAGAGCTAAGGCAGAGAACGGCAAGCAGGACACACTGCAGCTAGCCaagaag gtgaatGAGTTGCAGGGCCGTATCAAGGAGTCAACCAGGAGGATGATGGCCGTGGTGTCTGAGTTGTCGATGCGCCAAGCCAGCGCCATGACCCTGCAGCAG GAGCTGAAGGAGAGGGAGCTGTTCCTGGACACCTGTCACCGGCGCCTGGACCAGGGGCTGCCCCCCTCTGAAGACCTGGAGCAGGAGTGGCAACACATCCTCAGGGATGAGCAGCGCAGACAGGCCGACCAGCAGGAGAAAGACAGG ctggtggaggaggaggagaggtcccAACTCCCTAGTGGGGTGTACACCACGGCCGAGGCCCGACCCAACGCCTACATCCCCCTGGGGGACACCCTGCCCCTGCCCAAGCCCTACGGAGCCCTGGCCCCCTTCAAACCCTCTGAGCCCGGCACCAACATCAGACACATTCGCAAGCCTGAACCAAAACCCATTGAGATATAG